In one Ananas comosus cultivar F153 linkage group 12, ASM154086v1, whole genome shotgun sequence genomic region, the following are encoded:
- the LOC109718917 gene encoding RPM1-interacting protein 4-like, with protein MAEKGTPLPKFGEWDVNDPASAEGFTVIFNKARDEKKTGGNARGPDSPAKEEHALKNGPYATKTNSKKWFCCMQATQAES; from the exons ATGGCG GAAAAAGGCACACCTCTACCAAAGTTTGGTGAGTGGGATGTGAATGACCCTGCTTCTGCTGAAGGATTTACTGTCATTTTCAATAAAGCTAGAGATGAGAAGAAGACCGGTGGGAACGCACGAGGACCAGATTCACCTGCGAAGGAGGAGCACGCATTGAAGAATGGGCCATATGCTACCAAGACTAATTCG AAAAAGTGGTTTTGCTGCATGCAAGCTACTCAGGCGGAATCCTAA